GCTCCGGAGCGTGCGTGCACTGCTGTCGCGGGATTCAACGCGGATGCTGGACGCCGCCGAACGCGAGGATCTGGCCCAGGCCCAGCTGCGCGCCACCCGTCCCATCGTCAGCGGCGTGCTGTTGTGCGGGGCGGTGCTGCTGGCGGTCATCGCGGTGTTCGATCTGGCCGGAGTGACGCCGACGATCGGGTATCCGGTCTGGCTGCAACTGCTGGCCGCCGTGGTCGTGGCCGCCTGCGCCGTCGGTGTCGCGCGCTCGGCGCACTGGCAGCACCGGCTGGTGCTGGTGTTGGCCGGCACCCTGTTGACCGGCGTCTTCATGAGCATGCCGCTGCCGGGCATCACCGGCCAGCTGGCGCTGCGGACGGGGTTGTTCCAGTTGCTGCCGTTGGCGCTGATGGCGCTCACGGTGCGCCCGATGTCGCTGCTGGCGCTGGCGTTGCTGATCGTGGTGATGGCCCAGTTGCGCATCGTGCTGTACGGCGCGCCGGGCACCGGCAGCGCGTTGTACTGGCTGTACACGCTCACCACCATCGGGTTCGGCCTGGTGCTGGCGGGGTACCGCACCGATTTCGCGGTGTCGGCATGGCGCATGCGGCGCCGGCTGGTGCAGCAGGCGCATACCGATGCGTTGACGGGCCTGCTCAACCGCAGTGGCTGGAGCGAACGTGCGACCGCCGCGCATGCGCAGGCCACGGCGGCCGGCCGCGCCGTGGCGGTGGTGGTGCTGGACATCGACTACTTCAAGCGCATCAACGACTACCACGGCCACGACGGCGGCGATGCGGTGCTGCAGCGGCTGGGGGACCTCATGCGTGCGCGCGTCGGTGCCGACGGCTGCGCGGCGCGGATCGGCGGCGAGGAGTTCGCGGTGCTGCTTGACGGCGACGACGCGCTGGCGGCGCAGGCTTTCGCCGAACGCCTGCGACGGGAGTTCGGCCAAGCGCAGGACGGGGTGGTGGCCACCCTGTCGGCCGGCATCGCCGGGCACTTGCCGGGGGAGTCTCTTGGCGACCAGATGCGGCGGGCGGACCAAGCGCTGTACGAGGCCAAGCGCGAAGGCCGCGATCGCGTTCA
This window of the Pseudoxanthomonas sp. genome carries:
- a CDS encoding GGDEF domain-containing protein; the encoded protein is MLDAAEREDLAQAQLRATRPIVSGVLLCGAVLLAVIAVFDLAGVTPTIGYPVWLQLLAAVVVAACAVGVARSAHWQHRLVLVLAGTLLTGVFMSMPLPGITGQLALRTGLFQLLPLALMALTVRPMSLLALALLIVVMAQLRIVLYGAPGTGSALYWLYTLTTIGFGLVLAGYRTDFAVSAWRMRRRLVQQAHTDALTGLLNRSGWSERATAAHAQATAAGRAVAVVVLDIDYFKRINDYHGHDGGDAVLQRLGDLMRARVGADGCAARIGGEEFAVLLDGDDALAAQAFAERLRREFGQAQDGVVATLSAGIAGHLPGESLGDQMRRADQALYEAKREGRDRVHEAGIFRQQL